The Ignavibacteriales bacterium sequence CAATATCGAGGACTTTATCATAAAGTCCGGGAATATGCAATCCCAACGCGAAGTCTTTATCTGGTATTTCTTGCATCGAACCGATCTCATTTTCACTCAACCATCGTTTATCTGCAAAGGAATATTCCATTTTATTCCGGTAATAAAATATTTTTTCTGCCGGAATAATTGGCTCAATTATCAAATCGGTAAAACCACCTATTCTTTCAAAAATATCCTTTACTTGTTCTTCCTTGAATTTGATTTGCTGTTCGTAATTCAAATCCTGCGATTTACATCCGCCGCAAACGCCAAAGTATTTACAATTTGCGTTTATGCGGAGAGGTGATTTGGTGAGAATTTCTTTTACTTTTGCTTCGGCGTAGGAAGACCGGATTTTTCTTATTTCTGCAATTACTTTATCACCGGGATAAGAGCCGTCAACAAATATGACGAACTTTTTGGCGTTCTCTTCGTTTTGTGTATGAAGTTCTTTGATGATTTTAGCTACACCCTTACCTTCGAATGCGTAACCGGTAATATCTAATTCTAACAAGTCTCCCTTCTTCATGAAATCTCTTTCTGAAGAAGTAGTGCAACAAAACCGATAAATTTATCTCCGCCCAATTTTAAGTATGCATTCGATTCATGGCTAAGTTTATTGAGAATTTTTTTGTGATAGCTCTTTTCCGAACTTGTGAGATCATAAATAGAATCTTCCATAAGCGAGGCGCTCCTGGAGTAATATTTTCTCAATGTATGTGTCAAATTCTGGCGGACAAGGACGTTAAATTTTCTTTCCGTATAATATTTTTCGACATCATCAACAAACAAAGGAAGGAGATCGGAGGAATCAAAAATATCTTGAACAAATTGAGGATAATCTTTTCTTAGCGCCACAACTTCGCCGACGCATAAAAAGCCGCCCGGTTTTAATAGACGCTTCAATTCTTTTATTATTTTGTTTCGCTTGGTTAAAGAGATTGAAGCTTGCGCATAAATCAGATCGAATGATGAGTCATCAAAATCGGTCACTTCAAAATCCATCAAGCGGACATTCACTTTTGGCGTGGACTCTAAAATTAGTTTTGAGTTCATCAACGAATCGTAATCTTCGACTATCAATTCAACATCAGTTCCAAAATGGCTCGATAGTTCAATTGCCATCTCTTCGCTATTCGATCCGACTACAAGAATGCGCTGAGCAGAATTTTTAAAATTGCTGATTAAAAATTCAATTTGCCGGTCTAAACCGGGTAATAAACAATTATCTATTTTCATATTGGAAAGATAATAAAAGAGCGGATGAATATGTTCTCAATGCAGTTCTTACTTAAGCAAAATCATTTTCTTCGTTTGAATAAAATTGCCTGCTTTTAGTTGATAAAAGTAAACACCGGAAGGTAATTGAAAATGACGAATTGAAAATTGAGAATTGTAATTTCCGGGCTCCTGCTCTTTGTCAACAAGTAATGCCACTTCTCTTCCCAGCATATCATAAACTTTTAACTGCACATGGCTGAAAGCTGAAAGCTGATAGCTGATAACTGTAGATGGATTAAACGGATTGGGGTAGTTCTGATACAAGACAAAGTTCAGCGGAAGATCTTTTGTGTTTGCTACCTTTGTTGCGGAAGGATCGGGACTCCCAGCATCCACCCATGCCGTATAAATAAGAGATGCAAGCCTGCTCGAAGCTTCTGAAAAAAGTCGTATCGTAAAGTTGCCCGTTAGGTCCCAAAGTTTTTGGTAATAGATGCTGTTACTTGTGCTACCACCCGCAAAGGATTTTGCTGATTTATCAGCACTTAGTACCGAATCAACACATTTGTAATTTTCATAAATATAAGAGAAGACAAAATCTCTCACAGTTGTAACATACTTTGCTGAATCGGGAGTGTATTGAATCAAATTTTGGTAATTGCCAATCAGTGTTGATTCATACCTTGAATGAACTCCGCTCTGTCCGCTAAGCTGTCCGTTATAATTCTTTGTAATGTGAAGAGGCATATGCGAGTCGCCTACATAATGACCTAAGTCCGCAGCAGTAAGTTGTGCTCTGTTAAAGTCCTTTCTACTAAATTGAGCTTTTAAAGAGTCGAATGTGGCTATAATTGCCCAAGGCAGAATACCGTTATCCATAACAAACGTGTTGCCGTATTTTGCTGTAAGGGAATAATAATCCTGAGGTATTGTGTGGGTAGAGTTAAACTCGGAATACTCGTCAATATCAATGAAATGTTTCGGTGATTCGTTTGGATCGTTGTCTTTTCTGTTGTCCGCATCAGATGCATGTTGAGCAAGGATAGACGACCAAGAGAAGAATTGATTCATCTGCGCGGGAAATGATATAACAGTTTTTATGTTAATTATTTTGTGTCCAACCGCTCCCCAACCAACAAACAGGAGTGAAACAATAACCAGCAGTAAAGTCGTATATTTATTTTTCACAACAATCCTTATCATTAACAAAATTGGGGATGCAAATCTAATAAAATAGCAGTCGAGAATGATGATATATAAAAGAAATAACTCTTGAAGAAAAAACGGCTCTCAAAAGAAAGCTGCTTCTCAATAAACTTCTTGCCTCTAGCCTCTTACCTCTAACCCCTTGCATTACTTCAATAGCACAAACTTTGCGGATTTATGAAATTCTTTTCCGCCGGAAACTGATCTTGCGTTAATCGTGTAAATATAAATACCGCTTGTTAGTTTAGAATTTAGAGAGGAGAATGTAGTGTTATGAAGTCCTGCGTTCTGCACTCCGTTTATTAATCTAATAATCTCGCGGCCGAGTATGTCAAAAACTTTTAATGAAACAAAACTACTGGTCGGCAATTGATAGCTGATTACAGTACTTGGATTAAACGGGTTGGGATAATTTTGGTATAAAACAAAATTGCTAATAGTTTGATCTCCGTAATTCTCTTTAACATCATTTGGAAGCCCCCAGATAGAAGTGATCCATTCCGGATGATCTATATATGGATTCCTATTATGCTGATAATAATAGATCACATTATTTCTATTCATCTCAAAAGCATCCGGCGGATCTTGCAAATTCCATTGAAGCAAGGTTGATAATTTCCCATAAAAACCTTTCAAAGAGTCATTTGGAGTGTCGGGAGATGGTACGTAGTTAACAATTTGCAAGTTAGGTTCACCCGCTACATCACCATTGTATCTAGTTGCCATATAAAAAATCATTCTTGCAACATCACCCTTCGTTTCATCTCTCGGTTCCCAAGATGTGCCGGCAATGTATTTACTGCCCCCACCGTTTGGGACAAGGTTTCCGCCATTATCAAAATCAAGATTGCTCTTTAAAGAATTAACATTACTGTTTTCCGGACGCAAATGATGACCATCTGTTCCAGCGCCTATATCTGTCCCAAAATCTCCGTGAGATTTTGACCACACATGTTCCCTGTTCCAAATATTAGCTTGTTGATTTTTTGCCATCGAGATCCCGGAGTAAATTCCAATAACATTATTATAGTTTTTCGGATCTTCATCTGCGGCCTTATCCATCGTCCATACATAATCGTATGAAAATTTAATACTATTGTTCTTAATTAAATTGTGCAATTCTGTTTTTAATTCTTCACCTGTAAGACCTTGCGTTATTGTTGTGTAATATGAATTATCCGTTCCGCTTGTTATTGATAACCTGAAATTAGAGATCGAACCGGTGTGGGCAAGAGAACCGCCTGTAACATTCTGAATTAGGAAATATGCTTTCTTGGGAATCTCCGAAATACCATTATCTGAAATAGTTAAAGCGATATTTTGATTTGCCGAACTTCCTGCCGGAAAAATTACAGTCCAGGTAGAATCATTATTTAAATAAGAAGTTTTTGCCGTACTTGAATCAGAAATGAAAATTACAGAGCAAGTTGTTGCGTTTGTTACATCGGGATCGGTAATAGTTAATTCAAGATTATAAACGCCGTTTGATTTCGCTACGGCATCGCTAATTCCATTAAACTGCACGTGTGTAATTATATCTAATGTAGTAACTGAAATACTATTTGAAGTGTCGCTTGTTCCAAAACTGTTCTTAGCTTTTACACGGTAATAATATTTTGTTCCCGGCATTAAAGATGTAACAGTTGCGCTTGTTATGTTGCCAGCATCTTTATTTTCAAAATCGGTAATGAAATTTGAAAAATCTGAAGAAGTAGAAACATCAAGTAAATATGAAGTTGCGCTTGCCGAGCTGTTCCAGTTTGCAGTAAAACTAGTTGCCGTAATATTGCTTGCAGCAAGAGCGGCTGTAGCGTTTGGCGCCGTTGTAGTGCCGCCAATATTATTCATTACAAAATTATCTATCCCTATTGCTTGTGCGTTCGATGTTGTTGTTCCAGTTGTAACGGAATAATTAAATGCCAAGTAAAAACTTCCGTTTTGGAGAATAGATAAACCGGAAAGAGGTT is a genomic window containing:
- a CDS encoding methyltransferase domain-containing protein → MKIDNCLLPGLDRQIEFLISNFKNSAQRILVVGSNSEEMAIELSSHFGTDVELIVEDYDSLMNSKLILESTPKVNVRLMDFEVTDFDDSSFDLIYAQASISLTKRNKIIKELKRLLKPGGFLCVGEVVALRKDYPQFVQDIFDSSDLLPLFVDDVEKYYTERKFNVLVRQNLTHTLRKYYSRSASLMEDSIYDLTSSEKSYHKKILNKLSHESNAYLKLGGDKFIGFVALLLQKEIS
- a CDS encoding T9SS type A sorting domain-containing protein — protein: MKNKYTTLLLVIVSLLFVGWGAVGHKIINIKTVISFPAQMNQFFSWSSILAQHASDADNRKDNDPNESPKHFIDIDEYSEFNSTHTIPQDYYSLTAKYGNTFVMDNGILPWAIIATFDSLKAQFSRKDFNRAQLTAADLGHYVGDSHMPLHITKNYNGQLSGQSGVHSRYESTLIGNYQNLIQYTPDSAKYVTTVRDFVFSYIYENYKCVDSVLSADKSAKSFAGGSTSNSIYYQKLWDLTGNFTIRLFSEASSRLASLIYTAWVDAGSPDPSATKVANTKDLPLNFVLYQNYPNPFNPSTVISYQLSAFSHVQLKVYDMLGREVALLVDKEQEPGNYNSQFSIRHFQLPSGVYFYQLKAGNFIQTKKMILLK
- a CDS encoding endonuclease, giving the protein MKKFLFLILFPFVISFAQISIAPGIEVTENFNSLLTIASATLPAHWKVDKLTSVRTVGNYSAAGNTTNYAGGTNLSLSAGNGIYNFGIGAATTATDRAIGGLSSGGGSQSVNIYSYFKNTGTQTLTQVDLSYDVMRFRNGSNAAGFSIQLYYSTNGTTWTSADSNFVTSFPTNIDNTGSPTVPIETKKILNQPLSGLSILQNGSFYLAFNYSVTTGTTTSNAQAIGIDNFVMNNIGGTTTAPNATAALAASNITATSFTANWNSSASATSYLLDVSTSSDFSNFITDFENKDAGNITSATVTSLMPGTKYYYRVKAKNSFGTSDTSNSISVTTLDIITHVQFNGISDAVAKSNGVYNLELTITDPDVTNATTCSVIFISDSSTAKTSYLNNDSTWTVIFPAGSSANQNIALTISDNGISEIPKKAYFLIQNVTGGSLAHTGSISNFRLSITSGTDNSYYTTITQGLTGEELKTELHNLIKNNSIKFSYDYVWTMDKAADEDPKNYNNVIGIYSGISMAKNQQANIWNREHVWSKSHGDFGTDIGAGTDGHHLRPENSNVNSLKSNLDFDNGGNLVPNGGGSKYIAGTSWEPRDETKGDVARMIFYMATRYNGDVAGEPNLQIVNYVPSPDTPNDSLKGFYGKLSTLLQWNLQDPPDAFEMNRNNVIYYYQHNRNPYIDHPEWITSIWGLPNDVKENYGDQTISNFVLYQNYPNPFNPSTVISYQLPTSSFVSLKVFDILGREIIRLINGVQNAGLHNTTFSSLNSKLTSGIYIYTINARSVSGGKEFHKSAKFVLLK